In a genomic window of Scyliorhinus torazame isolate Kashiwa2021f chromosome 5, sScyTor2.1, whole genome shotgun sequence:
- the LOC140422055 gene encoding uncharacterized protein translates to MEKPWKCEVCGKRFRVRSKLEIHRRSHTGERPFTCSVCGKGFTELSSLKSHERVHTVEKPFPCSQCGKGFRHSSTLKSHQRIHTGERPFICSPCEKGFTALSSLKSHQRVHTGEKPFTCDQCGKGFTQVSNLKTHQRIHIGESPFTCSQRGKEFTALFSLKSHQRVHTREKPFTCSQCGKGFTALFSLKSHQRIHTGERPFNCSQCGKGFTQSPHLQAHQRVHSGEKPFNCSQCGKEFRDLSTLRTHQRIHTGERPFNCPQCGKGFAQLSSLKIHQRVHTGERPFICSQCGKGFSHSSTLWKHERAHTGEKPFGCSQCGKGFSDSSHLKRHQQVHTGKRPFTCSHCGKGFRHLSTLQRHQRVHTPRGHSPALIRGDVE, encoded by the coding sequence atggagaaaccgtggaaatgtgaagtctgtgggaagagattcagagtccgatctaagctggagattcatcgacgcagtcacactggggagaggccatttacctgctctgtgtgtgggaagggattcactgaattatccagcctgaagtcacatgaaagagttcacactgtggagaagccgtttccctgctctcagtgtgggaagggattcagacattcatccaccctgaagtcacatcagcgaattcatactggggagagaccgttcatctgctctccgtgtgagaagggattcactgcgttatcaagcctgaagtcacaccaacgggttcacactggggagaagccgttcacctgcgatcagtgtgggaagggattcactcaggtatccaacctgaagacacaccagcgaattcacattggggagagtccattcacctgctctcagcgtgggaaggaattcactgcgttattcagcctgaagtcacaccaacgggttcacactagggagaagccattcacctgctcccagtgtgggaaggggttcactgcgttattcagcctgaagtcacatcagcgaattcacactggggagaggccattcaactgctctcagtgtgggaaaggattcactcagtcaccccacctgcaggcacaccagcgggttcacagtggggagaagccattcaactgctctcagtgtgggaaagaattccgagatttatccaccctgcggacacaccagcgaattcacactggggagagaccgttcaactgccctcagtgtgggaagggattcgctcagttatccagcctgaagatacaccagcgggttcacacaggggagaggccgttcatctgttctcagtgtgggaagggattcagtcattcatccaccctgtggaaacatgagcgagctcacactggggagaagccgttcggctgctctcagtgtgggaagggattcagtgattcatcccactTGAAAcgtcaccagcaagttcacactgggaagaggccgttcacctgctctcattgtgggaagggattccgacatttatccaccctgcagagacatcagcgagttcacactccgagaggccattcacctgctctgattaggGGAGACGTTGAATGA